A genomic window from Betta splendens chromosome 24, fBetSpl5.4, whole genome shotgun sequence includes:
- the tram2 gene encoding translocating chain-associated membrane protein 2: MAFRRRNKSYPFFSQEFLIQNHADIVFSLVIFILIGLMFEATAKSAILFIQPQYNVTTLSAEGEVTFYHYGWKDCATILFYFFIAIILHAVVQEYLLDKVNRRLHLSKSKNTKFNESGQLCVFHLVSSVWSFYILITEGYILHPSSLWENYPHVHLRFQVKFFYLTQLAYWLHAVPELYFQKVRKEEISRQLQYICLYLLHIAAAYMLNLSRVGVVLLFLQYVSELGFHIARLFYFTDENHQKMFDLWAVSFVFTRMATLTLTFLAVGFGLARAENQVLDLEMGNFNTVLIRMTVLLLVCLTQSWLLWKFIRFQLRRWREFRHEQAVRKKASTKQPLRPLKRDSFGHHENGVLKAENGASPRIKKLKSP; the protein is encoded by the exons ATGGCGTTCCGCCGAAGGAACAAGAGCTACCCTTTCTTCAGCCAGGAGTTCCTCATTCAAAACCACGCCGACATCGTCTTCAGCCTGGTGATTTTCATTTTGATTGGACTGATGTTTGAG GCAACAGCCAAGTCGGCCATACTGTTCATTCAGCCTCAGTACAATGTCACCACACTATCAGCAG AGGGAGAGGTGACGTTTTACCATTACGGCTGGAAAGACTGCGCCACCATCCTCTTTTATTTCTTCATCGCTATCATCCTGCATGCAGTAGTGCAGGAGTATCTTCTTGAT AAAGTGAACCGGCGTCTCCACCTCTCTAAGAGCAAGAACACAAAGTTTAACGAGTCgggccagctgtgtgtgtttcacttgGTGTCCAGCGTGTGGAGTTTTTACATCCTCATTACA GAAGGATATATCCTGCACCCCAGCAGCCTCTGGGAGAACTATCCTCATGTACACCTCAG GTTTCAGGTGAAGTTTTTCTACCTCACTCAGCTGGCCTACTGGCTGCACGCCGTGCCAGAGCTCTACTTCCAGAAAGTACGCAAG gaggAGATTTCTCGCCAGCTGCAGTACATCTGCCTGTATCTACTGCACATCGCTGCAGCCTATATGTTGAA TTTGAGTCGTGTGGGTGTGGTGCTACTCTTCCTTCAGTACGTGTCAGAGCTGGGCTTTCACATCGCCAGACTTTTCTACTTTACTGATGAAAACCATCAGAAAAT GTTCGACCTGTGGGCCGTCAGCTTTGTGTTTACACGCATGGCCACTCTGACCCTGACGTTCCTGGCTGTTGGCTTTGGCTTAGCTCGTGCCGAGAACCAGGTGCTGGACTTGGAGATGGGCAACTTCAACACGGTGCTGATAAG GATGACTGTTCTACTGCTGGTATGTTTGACCCAATCCTGGCTACTCTGGAAGTTTATCCGCTTCCAGCTGAGGCGCTGGAGAGAGTTCAGGCATGAACAGGCTGTCCGCAAGAAGGCCTCCACAAAACAACCCCTACGTCCTCTGAAGAGAGATTCAT TTGGTCACCATGAAAACGGAGTTCTTAAAGCTGAGAACGGAGCATCTCCTCGGATCAAAAAGCTCAAATCCCCCTAA
- the xkr5a gene encoding XK-related protein 5a isoform X1 encodes MNAAEAAARRTPSAARRSGCWIAWCQAALLGASALVIAAERSALIYCIGFYLWNEETQWAGLTLGLFLPGTAVQLISAKWYYDDGDDRRCYLTVIHTLHLGIFKRLWDCMRTVLRMQGSVAELGAAVMQQADVAALWLLEALILTLPQSLLQAYVVVSTDVGVASPVAYCCGLCVLSVSWALVLYGRACCLIRPGHLAMPPAALLCQLVWRAGMLGARVTCLMFFARVFNWWVCGVAGFHWLTASFWLVSQQPDICTGPWCWRAFNGIMGFVHVFLFLNVKDGPSRFRMASFYTFMLIENATLLLAASDFLSEASWDSMTLPITVLCSFLLGASSLLLYYRFLHPKSTEISQGTNHNHMGSTCIEQGESSFSLGDKSLPVTSIQNHGSFSLSGVAGSLLEHPGVCGGHPNSACPCYHHHWLLIRLALKTGDLGKINRAYGAGGAAAILDVDEFNHDFKSNEGVTITGGGSCEGVSTSESQGKGLAPLSDCKDEFQSVSEPTSTEQPGDEDDSLEMESPLESPVSDFKRSSPEGKSVFGDSPEPYFCPTESSSTLYFSADPQSPSSASNPRLDRDIGGPDQGARLNSIPSDPALHRDVRGLMGRVGPRCTSTPKLDSGLLDSPSSVPHLTGPRRQLIMSRRDKDNF; translated from the exons ATGAACGCGGCGGAGGCGGCCGCCCGCAGGACCCCGTCGGCGGCCCGCCGGAGCGGGTGCTGGATCGCGTGGTGCCAGGCGGCTCTGCTCGGCGCGTCGGCGCTGGTGATCGCGGCCGAACGGAGCGCTC TGATCTACTGTATAGGGTTTTACCTTTGGAATGAAGAGACGCAGTGGGCGGGCCTCACGCTTGGCCTCTTTTTACCGGGAACGGCAGTGCAGCTGATAAGTGCGAAGTGGTACTATGACGACGGTGACGACCGGCGATGCTACCTCACGGTCATACACACTCTGCACCTGGGCATCTTCAAAAG GTTGTGGGACTGCATGAGGACCGTGCTGCGCATGCAGGGCTCCGTGGCGGAGCTGGGCGCCGCCGTCATGCAGCAGGCCGACGTCGCTgcgctgtggctgctggaggcccTCATCCTCACGCTGCCTCAGAGCCTGCTGCAGGCCTACGTCGTGGTGTCCACCGACGTGGGCGTGGCGTCGCCAG TGGCCTATTGCTGCGGCCTGTGCGTGCTCTCCGTCTCCTGGGCCCTGGTTCTGTACGGCAGAGCGTGCTGCCTGATTCGACCCGGCCACCTGGCCATGCCGCCGGCCGCGCTGCTGTGCCAGCTGGTGTGGAGGGCGGGCATGCTGGGCGCCAGAGTGACCTGCCTCATGTTTTTCGCCAGGGTCTTTAACTGGTGGGTCTGTGGAGTAGCAG GTTTCCACTGGCTCACGGCCTCCTTCTGGCTGGTATCACAGCAACCCGACATCTGTACCGGCCCCTGGTGCTGGCGTGCATTCAACGGCATCATGGGCTTCGTCCACGTCTTCCTGTTTCTAAACGTCAAAGACGGCCCGTCGCGTTTCCGCATGGCCAGCTTTTACACG tTCATGCTCATAGAGAATGCCACCCTGCTGTTGGCTGCCTCCGACTTCCTTAGTGAAGCATCATGGGACAGCATGACCCTTCCCATCACTGTGCTGTGTAGCTTTCTCCTCG GTGCCTCCTCTCTACTGCTGTACTACCGGTTCCTCCATCCCAAATCCACGGAGATCTCCCAGGGTACCAACCACAACCACATGGGCAGCACTTGCATAGAACAGGGGGAATCCTCCTTCTCTCTCGGGGACAAAAGCCTGCCCGTTACCTCCATCCAAAACCACGGCAGCTTCTCCCTCTCGGGAGTGGCCGGCTCTCTGCTGGAGCATCCAGGCGTCTGCGGCGGCCACCCCAACAGCGCATGCCCCTGCTACCATCACCACTGGCTGCTGATTCGACTGGCCCTCAAAACGGGAGACCTGGGGAAGATCAACAGAGCCTACGGAGCCGGCGGGGCGGCAGCTATACTGGACGTGGACGAGTTTAACCACGATTTCAAGAGTAACGAGGGCGTCACGAtcacaggaggaggcagctgcgAGGGCGTTTCCACGTCCGAGTCCCAGGGGAAAGGCCTGGCGCCGCTCTCCGACTGCAAAGACGAGTTCCAGAGCGTGAGTGAGCCCACGTCGACCGAACAGCCCGGGGACGAGGACGACAGCCTGGAGATGGAGAGCCCACTGGAGTCGCCCGTATCGGACTTTAAACGGAGCTCACCAGAGGGCAAGTCTGTGTTTGGAGACAGTCCAGAGCCGTACTTCTGCCCAACGGAGTCCAGTTCAACCCTGTACTTCAGTGCTGACCCTCAgtctcccagcagtgccagtaACCCCCGTTTGGACCGGGACATTGGGGGTCCGGACCAGGGCGCGCGTCTTAACTCCATCCCCAGCGATCCTGCACTTCACAGAGATGTCCGTGGGCTCATGGGCCGGGTCGGGCCACGCTGCACATCCACACCTAAGTTGGACTCTGGACTGTTGGACTCCCCTTCCAGTGTTCCTCACCTTACAGGTCCAAGGAGGCAGCTCATAATGTCCCGCAGGGATAAGGACAACTTCTAG
- the xkr5a gene encoding XK-related protein 5a isoform X2 — protein sequence MRTVLRMQGSVAELGAAVMQQADVAALWLLEALILTLPQSLLQAYVVVSTDVGVASPVAYCCGLCVLSVSWALVLYGRACCLIRPGHLAMPPAALLCQLVWRAGMLGARVTCLMFFARVFNWWVCGVAGFHWLTASFWLVSQQPDICTGPWCWRAFNGIMGFVHVFLFLNVKDGPSRFRMASFYTFMLIENATLLLAASDFLSEASWDSMTLPITVLCSFLLGASSLLLYYRFLHPKSTEISQGTNHNHMGSTCIEQGESSFSLGDKSLPVTSIQNHGSFSLSGVAGSLLEHPGVCGGHPNSACPCYHHHWLLIRLALKTGDLGKINRAYGAGGAAAILDVDEFNHDFKSNEGVTITGGGSCEGVSTSESQGKGLAPLSDCKDEFQSVSEPTSTEQPGDEDDSLEMESPLESPVSDFKRSSPEGKSVFGDSPEPYFCPTESSSTLYFSADPQSPSSASNPRLDRDIGGPDQGARLNSIPSDPALHRDVRGLMGRVGPRCTSTPKLDSGLLDSPSSVPHLTGPRRQLIMSRRDKDNF from the exons ATGAGGACCGTGCTGCGCATGCAGGGCTCCGTGGCGGAGCTGGGCGCCGCCGTCATGCAGCAGGCCGACGTCGCTgcgctgtggctgctggaggcccTCATCCTCACGCTGCCTCAGAGCCTGCTGCAGGCCTACGTCGTGGTGTCCACCGACGTGGGCGTGGCGTCGCCAG TGGCCTATTGCTGCGGCCTGTGCGTGCTCTCCGTCTCCTGGGCCCTGGTTCTGTACGGCAGAGCGTGCTGCCTGATTCGACCCGGCCACCTGGCCATGCCGCCGGCCGCGCTGCTGTGCCAGCTGGTGTGGAGGGCGGGCATGCTGGGCGCCAGAGTGACCTGCCTCATGTTTTTCGCCAGGGTCTTTAACTGGTGGGTCTGTGGAGTAGCAG GTTTCCACTGGCTCACGGCCTCCTTCTGGCTGGTATCACAGCAACCCGACATCTGTACCGGCCCCTGGTGCTGGCGTGCATTCAACGGCATCATGGGCTTCGTCCACGTCTTCCTGTTTCTAAACGTCAAAGACGGCCCGTCGCGTTTCCGCATGGCCAGCTTTTACACG tTCATGCTCATAGAGAATGCCACCCTGCTGTTGGCTGCCTCCGACTTCCTTAGTGAAGCATCATGGGACAGCATGACCCTTCCCATCACTGTGCTGTGTAGCTTTCTCCTCG GTGCCTCCTCTCTACTGCTGTACTACCGGTTCCTCCATCCCAAATCCACGGAGATCTCCCAGGGTACCAACCACAACCACATGGGCAGCACTTGCATAGAACAGGGGGAATCCTCCTTCTCTCTCGGGGACAAAAGCCTGCCCGTTACCTCCATCCAAAACCACGGCAGCTTCTCCCTCTCGGGAGTGGCCGGCTCTCTGCTGGAGCATCCAGGCGTCTGCGGCGGCCACCCCAACAGCGCATGCCCCTGCTACCATCACCACTGGCTGCTGATTCGACTGGCCCTCAAAACGGGAGACCTGGGGAAGATCAACAGAGCCTACGGAGCCGGCGGGGCGGCAGCTATACTGGACGTGGACGAGTTTAACCACGATTTCAAGAGTAACGAGGGCGTCACGAtcacaggaggaggcagctgcgAGGGCGTTTCCACGTCCGAGTCCCAGGGGAAAGGCCTGGCGCCGCTCTCCGACTGCAAAGACGAGTTCCAGAGCGTGAGTGAGCCCACGTCGACCGAACAGCCCGGGGACGAGGACGACAGCCTGGAGATGGAGAGCCCACTGGAGTCGCCCGTATCGGACTTTAAACGGAGCTCACCAGAGGGCAAGTCTGTGTTTGGAGACAGTCCAGAGCCGTACTTCTGCCCAACGGAGTCCAGTTCAACCCTGTACTTCAGTGCTGACCCTCAgtctcccagcagtgccagtaACCCCCGTTTGGACCGGGACATTGGGGGTCCGGACCAGGGCGCGCGTCTTAACTCCATCCCCAGCGATCCTGCACTTCACAGAGATGTCCGTGGGCTCATGGGCCGGGTCGGGCCACGCTGCACATCCACACCTAAGTTGGACTCTGGACTGTTGGACTCCCCTTCCAGTGTTCCTCACCTTACAGGTCCAAGGAGGCAGCTCATAATGTCCCGCAGGGATAAGGACAACTTCTAG
- the prdm1c gene encoding PR domain zinc finger protein 1: MCGSSHGFAASSQCTTAMPASERSPRSVGVTAAAVTPDAHGAEVSAWSEADFEERCTYIVKDQPLEEEDKKRGTTRAERSLPRNLALKRCPESGEVRGVTSRELIPMGTRFGPFVGESYTSEALPEDTNRKYFWRVFSEGRLHHILDGLNEDRSNWMRYVNPALAVEKQNLVACQSGLDVYFYTIQPLQPGQELLVWYCSEFARRCGYPPLGQLEQSQAQKKTSKRGHSVSEILRVEPSRSPSICSRHRDDASPQTSLAGVLPSCPRLLYPIQPPSDHSFAPLPSRGPPAARHPDLSSPVPSLPFSFQHSQGPLVAKSYQELCAASQVHPALKQAPYYLPLYSLGFNSVLPHSYPLIGERLKPHLTLSPHLLPFDGFPSLLHPLPSEHKDFTLALSDTKPDLVFPPTSERNNNNDLKSRKTDYLRTLSDDLRDSKRSPSSYIHTDLNTSATASASSLVPSHRESLPSLSPRAGSPPVGTAASSDCLPSKPTPATQSQTLNPVDLRRPKQGEQTAGYKTLSYPLTRQNGKIRYECNICGKVFGQLSNLKVHLRVHSGERPFRCQTCNKNFTQLAHLQKHYLVHTGEKPHECKVCHKRFSSTSNLKTHQRLHSGERPYQCKTCPARFTQFVHLKLHKRLHSGERPHQCPHCPCAYLHYCSLQVHLQGFCPLSPSAPHAHPAEELQRANAEIQRFDASEAAGHFETLAAEAEMGNMKVSDLIRKMEARRDGDRREAELSVYKSAKRRSDVRLHQHSPLPLHSAIIKLESGCISQP; this comes from the exons ATGTGTGGCTCCTCTCACGGCTTCGCA GCCTCCTCTCAGTGCACGACGGCCATGCCAGCCTCAGAGAGGTCACCGCGGAGCGTGGGGGTCACCGCCGCGGCGGTGACGCCGGACGCCCACGGGGCGGAAGTGTCGGCGTGGAGCGAGGCCGACTTTGAGGAGAGGTGCACGTACATAGTGAAGGACCAGCCTCTGGAAGAAGAGGACAAGAAGCGGGGGACGACGAGAGCCGAGAGGTCCCTGCCCAGAAACCTGGCCCTGAAACGCTGCCCCGAGTCAGGGGAG GTGCGCGGCGTCACCAGCAGGGAGCTCATTCCCATGGGGACGCGGTTCGGCCCCTTCGTGGGGGAAAGCTACACCAGCGAAGCGCTGCCCGAAGACACTAACAGGAAGTACTTCTGGAGG GTCTTCTCGGAGGGACGCCTGCACCACATCCTGGACGGCCTCAACGAGGACCGGAGCAACTGGATGCGCTACGTCAACCCGGCCCTCGCCGTGGAGAAGCAGAACCTGGTGGCGTGCCAGAGCGGCCTGGACGTCTACTTCTACACCATCCAGCCGCTCCAGCCGGGCCAGGAGCTCCTGGTGTGGTACTGCTCCGAGTTCGCGAGGCGCTGCGGCTACCCCCCGCTAGGCCAGCTGG AACAGAGTCAAGCTCAGAAGAAGACAAGTAAACGAGGTCACAGTGTGTCAGAAATCCTCCGAGTTGAGCCTTCCAGGTCTCCGTCCATCTGCTCCAGGCATCGAGACGATGCATCGCCTCAGACCAGCCTCGCAGGGGTTTTACCCTCGTGTCCTCGCCTGCTCTACCCAATCCAGCCTCCCTCAGACCACAGCTTTGCACCCCTGCCGTCCCGTGGACCCCCCGCTGCCAGGCACCCGGACCTGAGCAGCCCTGTCCCCTCTTTGCCCTTCAGCTTCCAGCACAGTCAAGGGCCTCTTGTAGCAAAGTCCTaccaggagctgtgtgcagccaGTCAGGTCCATCCTGCTCTGAAGCAAGCTCCCTACTATCTGCCTCTCTACTCACTGGGCTTTAACAGTGTTCTACCTCACTCATACCCGCTCATTGGGGAGCGGCTGAAACCTCACCTCACGCTCTCGCCGCATTTGCTGCCTTTTGATGGCTTTCCtagcctcctccatcctctgcccAGTGAACACAAAGACTTCACACTTGCACTATCTGACACCAAACCAGACCTCGTTTTTCCTCCAACCTCCGAGCGCAATAACAACAACGACCTCAAATCGAGAAAGACAGACTACCTCAGGACACTGTCGGACGACCTCAGAGATTCCAAACGCTCCCCATCAAGTTACATCCACACCGACCTTAACACATCCGCCACAGCCAGCGCTTCGTCGCTGGTCCCCTCACACCGTGAATCGCTGCCCTCTCTCTCACCCAGAGCTGGATCACCACCAGTGGGCACCGCTGCCTCCTCGGACTGCCTCCCTTCCAAACCCACTCCAGCCACCCAAAGCCAGACCTTGAACCCAGTGGACCTAAGGAGACCCAAACAAGGCGAGCAGACGGCCGGCTACAAGACACTGTCTTACCCTCTCACCAGGCAGAATGGAAAAATTCGGTATGAGTGCAACATCTGCGGGAAGGTCTTTGGGCAACTGTCAAACCTCAAG GTGCATCTGAGAGTTCACAGTGGAGAGAGGCCATTCAGGTGCCAAACCTGCAACAAGAACTTCACTCAGCTGGCccacctgcagaaacactaccTAGTTCACACAGGGGAGAAGCCACATGAATGCAAG GTTTGCCATAAGCGATTTAGTAGCACCAGTAACCTGAAGACCCACCAGCGGCTACACTCGGGCGAGAGGCCGTACCAATGCAAGACCTGCCCGGCCCGCTTCACCCAATTCGTCCACCTCAAGCTCCACAagcgcctgcactccggggagCGACCCCACCAGTGCCCCCACTGCCCATGCGCCTACCTGCACTACTGCAGCCTCCAGGTGCACCTCCAGGGCTTCTGCCCGCTCTCCCCCTCGGCCCCCCACGCGCACCCcgccgaggagctgcagcgggccaACGCCGAGATCCAGCGGTTCGACGCCAGCGAGGCCGCGGGGCACTTCGAGACGTTGGCCGCCGAGGCCGAGATGGGCAACATGAAAGTGTCCGATCTGATACGCAAGATGGAGGCTCGGCGCGACGGCGACAGAAGGGAGGCCGAGCTCAGCGTGTACAAATCGGCGAAGCGGCGCTCAGATGTCCGACTGCATCAGCACAGCCCTCTACCTCTGCATTCAGCCATCATCAAGCTGGAATCAGGCTGCATATCACAGCCCTAA